One Amaranthus tricolor cultivar Red isolate AtriRed21 chromosome 10, ASM2621246v1, whole genome shotgun sequence genomic window carries:
- the LOC130826009 gene encoding uncharacterized protein LOC130826009 → MLMRRDTQVVSEFYMEKIKLFLEQKRSFSSPPVPFADVPSTSSTPFSETQSFFMNPTVLNTIDEIVDTVKWVTSIPSMVNEVFVADEGNVDVLHQVIEDDVVDEVELDQVVDDVANNVTVFESHGYENVLIHGRAKCSIPFRGLNDKFTFVSHMMKSSKKYMRTLGSLLQETVDYCFVFDKCFDNSELLVNFEDNLRIQREEFYTLGDPSKCTHVSVVDCWCLLLNENEKNKQSSKKFFFNASSSLALLDFNNSGGSQQIDLIYDSWVKWVDFNQVDLSKFDLVRYFFND, encoded by the exons ATGCTTATGAGGAGGGACACTCAAGTTGTCTCTGAGTTTTACATGGAGAAAATTAAGTTGTTCTTAGAACAAAAACGTTCATTTTCTTCTCCTCCTGTCCCTTTTGCTGATGTTCCTTCTACCTCATCCACACCTTTTTCTGAAACCCaaagttttttcatgaatcCTACCGTGCTGAATACAATCGATGAGATAGTTGACACGGTTAAATGGGTTACCTCTATTCCAAGTATGGTGAATGAGGTTTTTGTTGCTGATGAGGGTAATGTAGATGTTTTGCATCAGGTAATTGAAGATGATGTAGTGGATGAGGTTGAATTGGATCAAGTTGTTGATGATGTGGCAAATAATGTCACTGTTTTTGAAAGCCATGGTTATGAGAATGTATTGATACATGGCAGGGCAAAGTGTTCCATTCCTTTTAGAGGTTTGAATGATAAATTTACGTTTGTTTCACATATGATGAAATCAAGCAAAAAATATATGAGAACACTTGGTTCGTTACTTCAAGAAACAGTCgactattgttttgtttttgacaAATGTTTCGACAATag TGAATTGCTTGTGAATTTTGAGGACAATTTGAGAATTCAAAGGGAAGAGTTTTATACTCTAGGGGATCCCTCAAAGTGTACTCATGTTTCTGTTGTGGATTGTTGGTGTTTATTactcaatgaaaatgaaaagaacaaacAATCTTCCAAAAAGTTCTTTTTTAATGCTAGCTCTAGT cttgctttgttggattttaataaTAGTGGTGGTTCTCaacaaattgatttaatttatgattcttgggtcaaatgggtggaTTTCAACCAAGTTGATTTGTCTAAGTTTGATctggtaagatatttttttaatgattga